In the Alteromonas sp. M12 genome, one interval contains:
- a CDS encoding DUF3570 domain-containing protein — protein sequence MQLKQSKNVSALLAAASCALLGTSVQAEDNAEEWKFDTAILYYGETDRVQLVEGVFNANKDFGNEHYFNGKLVIDTLTGASASGAVAQSGVQTFTRPSGNDSYTVEGGETPLDDTFRDTRVQASGQWTQPLGENYRVSGGLQVSKEYDYLSIVGNGSLDMDLNQRNTTLSAGMSYAFDSIDPVGGRPVDFASMVVDNGQFDSAEAYQQAFDATRIQGSEEKDTIDLLFGVTQVINRRMLMQFNYSLSMSDGYHNDPYKVLSIVDQQGVTQDIVHESRPTERTKHSVYWQTKYALDQGVLDFSYRFATDDWEIDSHTIDTRFRYNLSETSYIQPHIRYYQQNEAEFYNPFLSQATPLPEHASADYRLGKMTAITLGLKYGMQLENGNELAFRLEYYQQTPENAGFEQPGSLADEDLYPALKAVIAQVSYSF from the coding sequence ATGCAACTAAAACAAAGCAAAAACGTCAGTGCCCTGCTTGCTGCGGCGTCTTGCGCTTTATTAGGCACAAGCGTCCAAGCTGAAGACAATGCCGAGGAATGGAAGTTCGATACTGCCATTTTGTACTACGGTGAAACGGACAGAGTGCAACTTGTAGAAGGTGTATTCAACGCCAATAAAGACTTCGGCAATGAACACTATTTTAATGGTAAGTTGGTAATCGATACACTAACCGGAGCTTCGGCATCAGGGGCGGTGGCGCAATCTGGCGTACAAACATTTACCCGTCCTTCTGGTAACGATTCTTATACTGTAGAAGGGGGTGAAACACCTCTAGATGATACATTTAGAGATACTCGGGTACAGGCAAGTGGACAATGGACACAACCTTTAGGTGAAAACTATCGGGTTAGTGGCGGGTTACAAGTTTCCAAAGAATATGATTATTTATCCATTGTTGGAAACGGTTCGCTGGATATGGATCTAAATCAAAGAAACACGACACTGTCAGCAGGAATGTCCTATGCTTTTGACAGCATAGATCCGGTAGGTGGCCGTCCTGTGGATTTTGCCAGCATGGTCGTAGATAACGGACAATTCGATAGCGCCGAAGCCTATCAACAAGCATTTGATGCAACTCGAATACAAGGTAGTGAAGAAAAAGACACCATAGATTTGCTGTTTGGTGTCACTCAAGTGATTAATCGCCGTATGTTGATGCAGTTTAACTACAGCTTGTCGATGTCTGATGGTTATCACAATGACCCCTACAAAGTGCTCAGCATAGTTGACCAGCAAGGAGTAACCCAAGACATAGTGCATGAGTCTCGTCCGACAGAGCGAACCAAGCACAGTGTGTACTGGCAAACCAAATATGCCCTTGATCAAGGTGTGTTAGATTTTTCTTATCGTTTCGCAACTGACGATTGGGAAATAGACTCTCATACGATTGACACTCGTTTTCGATATAACCTATCGGAAACCAGCTATATCCAGCCGCATATTCGTTATTATCAACAAAATGAGGCGGAGTTTTACAACCCATTTTTGTCGCAAGCAACGCCTCTTCCTGAGCATGCCAGTGCAGATTATCGCTTAGGTAAGATGACAGCTATTACGCTGGGACTAAAGTACGGTATGCAATTAGAAAATGGTAACGAACTAGCGTTTCGTTTGGAGTATTATCAACAGACCCCAGAAAATGCTGGATTTGAGCAACCAGGTTCTTTAGCCGATGAAGATCTGTATCCCGCTTTAAAAGCAGTGATAGCACAGGTAAGCTACAGTTTTTAG
- a CDS encoding FAD:protein FMN transferase: protein MASPCEILLDSEDTNLAKTLTKIAYTESKRIENKYSRYQNNNVMHRLNQSNNQAVKIDSETAKLLAFANTCYQISEGLFDITSGVLRKAWQFDGSDKIPEHAQVTELLPYLGWQHVTYTSDSITLPVGFELDFGGIGKEYAVDCVAKACQQVASNVSVLVNFGGDIQVTQARKSQPYWQVGIEDPSNASGGIAMVNIASGGLATSGDANRYLLKNGVRYSHVLNPKTGYPIQQAPRSVTVAAQHCIQSGLLATLALLQGQNAETFLQQQNCKHWCFW, encoded by the coding sequence ATGGCCAGTCCTTGTGAGATATTGCTGGACAGTGAGGATACAAACCTCGCTAAAACACTCACTAAAATTGCTTACACAGAAAGCAAACGAATCGAAAATAAATATAGCCGTTATCAAAACAACAATGTGATGCATAGGCTAAATCAGAGTAACAATCAGGCCGTAAAAATTGATTCGGAAACAGCCAAACTGCTTGCCTTTGCCAATACCTGTTACCAAATTAGTGAGGGGTTATTTGATATCACTTCAGGAGTGCTAAGAAAGGCCTGGCAATTTGATGGTTCAGATAAAATTCCTGAGCATGCACAAGTAACTGAATTGTTACCTTATTTAGGTTGGCAACATGTTACTTATACCTCCGATTCAATCACCTTACCAGTAGGTTTTGAATTAGATTTTGGCGGTATAGGAAAAGAATATGCGGTTGATTGCGTTGCTAAAGCATGCCAGCAAGTAGCGTCAAATGTATCTGTTTTAGTTAACTTCGGCGGTGATATACAAGTTACCCAAGCGCGCAAATCACAGCCATATTGGCAGGTGGGTATCGAAGACCCAAGTAATGCTTCTGGGGGCATTGCCATGGTTAATATTGCCAGTGGTGGACTGGCAACAAGTGGCGATGCAAACCGCTACCTGCTTAAAAATGGAGTTCGATATAGTCACGTTCTAAATCCGAAAACCGGTTACCCGATCCAACAAGCACCGCGCTCTGTAACCGTCGCTGCTCAACATTGCATTCAAAGTGGTTTGCTAGCAACTTTGGCACTCTTGCAAGGCCAAAACGCAGAAACCTTTCTCCAGCAACAAAACTGCAAACATTGGTGTTTTTGGTAG
- a CDS encoding aminoglycoside 6-adenylyltransferase, whose protein sequence is MSNIPTTLLEHQRSFLTKLTSQISKDERFVGLALSGSAAENKVDRFSDLDLVIAVLPSHLEQVMQQRQAIAANMGRLVACATGEHVGEPRLLICLFECEEPLHVDLKFVSIEDTHQRVDTPVVLWEVDNCLSQIYQGGEGHYPIQPPQWFEDRFWIWMHYGVTKVARGELYEALDFVSFIRQTVIGPLGMFNHGFEPNGLRKIEFKLPKLSQELAKTVAQNDRKSLFIALERLAEIYVSLRQVHIEQLELKEAAQQLAMAYLHKEASTKQVEL, encoded by the coding sequence ATGTCAAATATTCCAACTACTTTACTTGAGCACCAACGAAGTTTTTTAACTAAACTGACCTCTCAAATATCGAAAGATGAACGATTTGTGGGTCTCGCCCTATCGGGATCTGCTGCAGAAAATAAAGTCGATAGATTCAGTGATCTGGATTTAGTCATTGCCGTTTTGCCATCCCACCTTGAGCAGGTAATGCAGCAACGTCAGGCAATAGCTGCAAACATGGGAAGGCTAGTCGCTTGTGCAACGGGAGAGCATGTAGGCGAACCTAGACTGTTAATTTGTCTGTTCGAGTGCGAAGAGCCATTGCATGTTGATTTGAAGTTTGTGTCTATAGAAGACACCCATCAGCGGGTAGATACGCCTGTCGTATTATGGGAGGTAGATAATTGTTTAAGCCAAATATATCAAGGCGGCGAAGGACATTATCCCATCCAACCGCCTCAATGGTTCGAAGATCGGTTTTGGATTTGGATGCACTATGGTGTAACAAAAGTAGCTCGCGGCGAACTATACGAAGCCCTAGACTTCGTGTCGTTTATACGACAAACCGTGATTGGACCTTTAGGTATGTTTAATCATGGATTTGAACCCAATGGTCTACGTAAAATTGAGTTCAAACTACCAAAGTTATCTCAGGAGTTAGCCAAAACAGTTGCACAAAATGATAGAAAGTCATTATTTATTGCCTTGGAAAGATTAGCCGAAATTTATGTTTCGCTAAGGCAAGTGCACATCGAGCAACTTGAATTAAAAGAAGCAGCTCAGCAATTGGCGATGGCCTACTTGCACAAAGAAGCATCAACCAAACAAGTTGAGCTATAA
- a CDS encoding DUF6492 family protein codes for MTIGAILPLSVRGSYDVDDLGRTEILFKTLDAFCEPGLFSKFLIVTPPDEVQIVTEKVRRWAQFNPVVMSEEDLVPELGKHQHMRGWRKQQIVKIAAHTQFTDEFYITFDADVICLKPLSIEKLIVQGKALLQYEPRSFHPKWWKSSARLLKMSPEVGDTSKGMHVTPAILSTKLAKQLTEELTTLWKKDWVKALCSLHNPKHPGNWRISRFLMLKWTEYSLYYLCSMKNKNLDKFHITAGSQTHPQLLLIHDSHPYEDWDTAKSFSSDCPGLFCVVGSKSRLEPEEVWQRISPFVPVKS; via the coding sequence ATGACAATTGGTGCAATTTTACCATTGAGTGTTAGGGGAAGTTACGATGTGGATGACTTAGGTAGAACTGAAATCCTTTTCAAAACTCTAGACGCATTCTGTGAACCCGGTTTATTCTCAAAGTTTTTGATTGTTACCCCGCCAGACGAAGTACAAATAGTCACTGAAAAAGTAAGACGCTGGGCACAATTTAATCCCGTGGTGATGTCTGAAGAGGATCTCGTACCAGAATTGGGTAAACATCAACATATGCGCGGCTGGCGAAAACAACAAATTGTCAAAATAGCTGCACACACACAATTCACTGACGAATTTTACATTACCTTCGACGCTGACGTTATTTGTTTGAAACCCCTGTCTATAGAAAAGTTGATTGTTCAAGGCAAAGCACTACTGCAATACGAACCCCGCAGTTTTCACCCTAAATGGTGGAAGTCGTCTGCCCGCCTATTAAAAATGTCTCCAGAGGTAGGTGATACTTCAAAAGGTATGCACGTAACCCCGGCAATATTATCGACTAAGTTAGCCAAGCAACTGACCGAAGAATTAACCACACTTTGGAAAAAAGATTGGGTAAAGGCATTATGTTCATTGCACAACCCTAAACATCCTGGGAATTGGCGGATATCACGATTTTTGATGCTGAAATGGACAGAGTATTCGCTGTATTATCTGTGTTCGATGAAAAATAAAAACCTAGATAAGTTTCATATCACCGCAGGAAGTCAGACCCACCCACAGTTATTACTAATCCATGATTCTCATCCATATGAAGATTGGGATACGGCGAAAAGCTTTTCATCAGATTGCCCAGGGCTTTTCTGTGTAGTTGGCAGTAAATCTCGATTAGAACCAGAAGAAGTCTGGCAACGGATTAGTCCATTTGTGCCAGTTAAATCGTAA
- a CDS encoding cold-shock protein, producing MSDKVVGTVKWFNEDKGFGFIEQQGGPDVFAHFRSIVGDGFKTLKEGQKVEFTIGQGQKGPQAENIQVI from the coding sequence ATGTCTGATAAAGTAGTAGGAACTGTTAAGTGGTTCAACGAAGATAAAGGTTTTGGTTTCATCGAGCAGCAAGGCGGCCCTGATGTTTTCGCTCATTTCCGTTCAATCGTTGGTGACGGCTTCAAGACTCTTAAAGAAGGTCAAAAAGTTGAATTCACTATCGGCCAAGGCCAAAAAGGTCCTCAAGCTGAGAACATTCAAGTTATCTAA
- a CDS encoding peptidase S10 — translation MKKIILILTTTLFLTLNADAKEESDKEIKQIPEAQMSVTEHKGKFNGTSIKYKVSAGDSHLLDAKGKPKASIFHIAYTRTDVKNSESRPLLFVFNGGPGSSSVWMHMGLFGPKRVVLPSDAEQVGAAPFNLKDNPLSLLDIADMVFIDPVGTGFSTPLGEYEGKAFWGVKQDAEILAEFVRVYITENNRWNSPKYLAGESYGTTRAGAMVKELQEGWGSIDLNGILLISSIIDFQTGDFTEGNDLPYVTFLPTYAATAWYHNKVPNKSNWNSLQEFVAETRDFALNEYATVLLKGALAKPAEIDNVVNKLHAYTGLKKQYITQSKLRINEFLFMKELMRDEGKVVGRLDSRYLGEDANIVVDQFEADPASYAIDGAYTAAIQHYFANDINVKRSEPYHVLSGEVFVNWNWLYGNSARSQGFINVTPFISKGMRQNKDFRVFVANGYYDLATPFFATEHSMNHHGIDLNRVTMKYYEAGHMMYIHEPSLKTLVNDIRAFILP, via the coding sequence ATGAAAAAAATAATACTGATCCTCACCACAACGTTGTTTTTAACCTTGAATGCGGATGCGAAAGAAGAATCCGACAAAGAAATCAAGCAAATTCCTGAAGCACAGATGAGCGTAACCGAGCATAAAGGTAAATTTAATGGCACCAGCATTAAATATAAGGTTAGCGCTGGTGATAGTCATCTTTTAGATGCCAAGGGCAAACCTAAAGCCAGTATTTTTCATATCGCTTACACGCGCACAGACGTGAAAAATTCCGAATCTAGACCGCTATTATTTGTATTCAATGGTGGACCAGGCTCGTCATCTGTATGGATGCACATGGGCTTGTTTGGCCCAAAACGTGTGGTGTTACCTAGTGATGCAGAACAAGTAGGCGCTGCACCATTTAATCTCAAAGACAATCCTCTAAGTCTGTTAGATATTGCAGACATGGTATTTATCGATCCCGTCGGCACTGGATTCTCAACGCCTCTTGGTGAGTATGAAGGTAAAGCGTTTTGGGGCGTTAAACAAGATGCTGAAATACTCGCTGAGTTTGTGCGCGTGTACATTACTGAAAACAATCGATGGAATTCACCTAAATATTTGGCCGGGGAAAGTTACGGTACCACTCGTGCTGGGGCTATGGTTAAGGAACTCCAAGAAGGTTGGGGGTCGATTGATTTAAACGGAATCTTACTGATATCTTCGATAATCGATTTTCAAACTGGTGACTTCACCGAAGGCAACGATCTACCTTACGTCACGTTTTTACCAACCTACGCTGCCACGGCTTGGTATCACAATAAAGTCCCGAATAAATCTAACTGGAATAGTTTGCAGGAATTCGTTGCTGAGACACGAGATTTTGCGCTAAATGAATACGCAACAGTGTTACTCAAAGGTGCTCTGGCTAAACCCGCAGAAATTGATAATGTTGTAAATAAACTGCATGCCTATACGGGGCTCAAAAAGCAGTACATTACACAATCTAAACTGCGCATTAATGAATTTTTGTTTATGAAAGAATTGATGCGAGATGAAGGTAAGGTTGTAGGTCGATTGGACAGCCGTTATCTAGGCGAAGACGCGAACATTGTCGTCGACCAGTTTGAGGCTGACCCAGCATCTTATGCCATTGATGGAGCCTACACAGCGGCGATACAACATTATTTTGCCAACGATATTAACGTTAAGCGTTCTGAGCCTTATCACGTATTGAGCGGCGAAGTATTTGTTAATTGGAATTGGCTATATGGTAATTCAGCGCGCAGTCAGGGATTTATTAACGTCACGCCGTTTATATCCAAAGGCATGCGTCAGAATAAGGACTTTAGAGTATTCGTTGCCAATGGCTATTATGATTTGGCTACACCATTTTTTGCCACTGAACACTCGATGAACCATCACGGAATAGATCTTAACCGTGTCACTATGAAATATTATGAGGCTGGTCACATGATGTATATACATGAACCATCGCTGAAAACCTTAGTGAATGATATTCGAGCTTTTATTCTTCCTTAG
- a CDS encoding transporter substrate-binding domain-containing protein has translation MSNFVAAQQNLFVAVGWDKPPYVMNNARTGFEIELIRDVIKSIGYDAQFIQIPYGRSYDTLNMPNIDAVATLSSKRQAKQMTLSKAYIQYQNVVVTLAASQIELTDVQDMSNLSIVGFQSAFRLLGNGFLKMASANPNYREVPDQARQLKLLFSKKAQAIVLDVNIFNHLNRTLLGKVDEQPVVIHQLFSPSLYRVGFIEPKIQEQFDKALVVYFSSERYAHLIQKYQFYNATVSTGYPSIGSSKEE, from the coding sequence GTGTCGAACTTTGTAGCAGCCCAGCAAAACTTATTCGTAGCAGTAGGGTGGGATAAGCCTCCTTATGTGATGAATAATGCCAGAACTGGGTTTGAAATAGAGTTGATACGAGATGTTATTAAAAGCATAGGCTATGACGCTCAATTTATTCAAATTCCTTACGGTCGTTCATACGACACCCTTAATATGCCCAATATTGATGCCGTAGCAACTTTGAGTAGTAAACGTCAAGCCAAGCAAATGACACTTTCCAAAGCCTATATTCAATATCAGAACGTCGTTGTTACATTGGCCGCTTCCCAAATCGAATTAACTGATGTGCAAGACATGTCTAATTTATCAATCGTTGGATTTCAGTCGGCATTTAGGCTTTTAGGTAATGGCTTTTTGAAAATGGCCTCGGCTAATCCTAACTACAGAGAAGTACCGGATCAGGCGCGCCAACTGAAATTATTATTTAGCAAAAAAGCCCAAGCGATTGTACTGGATGTAAATATCTTCAATCATTTAAATAGGACATTATTAGGTAAAGTTGATGAACAACCTGTGGTCATTCATCAGCTTTTTTCACCTAGTCTCTATCGTGTTGGTTTTATCGAGCCAAAAATTCAAGAACAATTCGATAAAGCGTTGGTAGTGTATTTTTCTTCTGAGAGATATGCGCATCTAATTCAAAAATATCAATTCTACAACGCCACGGTTTCAACTGGGTATCCGTCGATTGGTTCTTCTAAGGAAGAATAA
- the prmA gene encoding 50S ribosomal protein L11 methyltransferase: MPWIQLIIDTHAENAEQIGDMLSANGAQAVTFTDAKDTPMYEPKPGEVMLWPDTQVIGLYDAEFDMQRVVSQLEKSKILGKGFSHKLDQLEDKDWEREWMDNFHPIQFGKRLWICPSWRDIPDPTAVNVMLDPGLAFGTGTHPTTSLCLQWLDALSLEGKTVVDFGCGSGILGIAALKLGAESVVGIDIDPQALLASKDNAGRNDVADKISVFLPKDQPDLQADIVLANILAGPLRELREVITNYCKSGGLLVLSGILANQAEEIDQLYSADFDMEPIAIEGDWARVSGKKK, from the coding sequence ATGCCTTGGATTCAACTAATAATAGACACCCACGCTGAAAATGCGGAACAGATTGGCGACATGTTATCGGCCAATGGTGCGCAAGCTGTAACCTTTACTGACGCCAAAGATACACCAATGTACGAACCTAAACCTGGAGAGGTCATGTTATGGCCAGACACTCAAGTGATAGGCTTATATGACGCAGAGTTCGATATGCAGCGTGTTGTATCGCAACTTGAGAAGTCTAAGATTTTAGGAAAAGGATTTTCCCACAAATTAGATCAACTTGAAGACAAAGACTGGGAGCGGGAATGGATGGATAATTTCCACCCAATCCAGTTTGGCAAGCGGCTTTGGATATGCCCAAGTTGGCGAGACATCCCCGACCCAACAGCCGTAAACGTGATGCTTGACCCTGGACTTGCGTTTGGAACCGGTACTCACCCTACTACCTCTTTGTGTCTACAATGGTTAGACGCCCTCAGTTTGGAAGGTAAAACCGTGGTCGATTTTGGCTGCGGTTCGGGCATTCTGGGTATTGCCGCATTGAAATTAGGTGCAGAATCTGTAGTTGGTATAGATATCGACCCTCAAGCTCTTTTAGCCAGCAAAGATAACGCTGGGCGCAATGATGTGGCAGATAAAATAAGCGTATTCTTACCTAAGGATCAACCAGATTTGCAGGCAGATATCGTACTTGCCAATATCTTAGCGGGTCCGTTGAGAGAATTGCGCGAAGTGATTACTAACTATTGCAAATCAGGTGGCCTGTTAGTTTTATCCGGTATATTGGCCAACCAAGCTGAAGAAATAGACCAACTTTATTCGGCAGACTTTGATATGGAACCTATCGCCATCGAAGGTGACTGGGCCAGAGTATCAGGTAAGAAAAAATAA
- the dusB gene encoding tRNA dihydrouridine synthase DusB, with protein sequence MQIGQYVLDNNLMLAPMAGVTDRPFRQMCKHLGAGLVVSEMLSSNPKVWNTDKSKQRMDHTGESGIRSVQIAGADPQLMAQAAQLNVSNGAQIIDINMGCPAKKVNKKMAGSALLQYPKLVEEIIQSVVNAVDVPVTLKIRTGWNQDNRNGVEIAKIAENNGIQSLAVHGRTKACMYKGNAEFETIAKIKQSVSIPVVANGDITSALKAKEVLDMTNADALMIGRGAQGNPWIFREILHYLNTGAELPAPTIDEVRSVMLEHVSNVHQFYGDFMGARIARKHVGWYLADHDKERVFRAKFNVIEDAQEQLDQLNTYFEKLAECHSMSPAA encoded by the coding sequence ATGCAGATTGGTCAATATGTATTAGACAATAATCTCATGTTAGCACCTATGGCAGGTGTTACTGATAGACCCTTCAGACAAATGTGTAAACATTTGGGTGCTGGGCTTGTGGTGTCAGAAATGCTGTCATCCAATCCTAAGGTTTGGAATACAGACAAATCAAAGCAACGGATGGATCATACGGGTGAATCAGGCATTCGCTCTGTACAGATCGCCGGCGCAGATCCACAGCTTATGGCTCAAGCGGCACAACTAAATGTTAGTAATGGCGCTCAGATTATTGATATCAATATGGGGTGCCCTGCTAAAAAAGTGAATAAAAAGATGGCTGGGTCTGCTTTATTGCAATACCCCAAATTGGTTGAAGAAATTATTCAATCAGTGGTTAATGCTGTCGATGTGCCTGTTACGCTGAAAATTAGAACGGGTTGGAACCAAGATAATCGGAACGGTGTAGAAATCGCGAAGATTGCCGAAAACAATGGTATCCAATCTTTGGCAGTGCATGGACGTACTAAAGCCTGCATGTACAAAGGCAATGCGGAATTCGAAACGATTGCTAAAATAAAACAATCAGTTTCAATACCTGTTGTTGCAAACGGTGATATCACCAGTGCTTTGAAAGCAAAAGAAGTACTGGATATGACCAATGCGGATGCATTGATGATAGGTCGTGGAGCCCAAGGTAACCCTTGGATATTTCGCGAAATATTACATTATCTGAACACCGGCGCAGAGCTTCCCGCGCCAACTATTGATGAGGTTCGTAGCGTCATGCTTGAACACGTCAGTAATGTTCACCAGTTTTATGGTGATTTTATGGGAGCCAGAATAGCCCGCAAGCATGTGGGGTGGTATTTAGCAGATCACGACAAGGAACGCGTATTTCGAGCTAAATTCAATGTAATCGAAGATGCTCAAGAGCAACTCGACCAATTGAATACGTATTTTGAAAAACTGGCAGAGTGTCATTCAATGTCACCTGCTGCTTAA
- the fis gene encoding DNA-binding transcriptional regulator Fis, with product MFDQNVTSPFTTTVTTPSQTQAQKPLRDSVKQAVNKYLRQLDNTDVENVYELVLAEVEAPLLEEIMTFTRGNQTRAAIMMGINRGTLRKKLKQYGMN from the coding sequence ATGTTCGATCAAAATGTGACTTCACCTTTCACTACTACAGTGACAACTCCATCTCAAACTCAAGCTCAAAAGCCTTTGAGAGATTCTGTTAAACAAGCTGTTAATAAGTATTTAAGACAGTTAGATAACACTGACGTCGAAAATGTTTATGAATTAGTTTTAGCTGAGGTGGAAGCGCCTTTATTGGAAGAAATAATGACTTTCACTCGCGGTAACCAAACTCGCGCAGCTATCATGATGGGTATCAACCGTGGTACGCTTCGTAAAAAGTTAAAGCAATACGGAATGAACTAA
- the purH gene encoding bifunctional phosphoribosylaminoimidazolecarboxamide formyltransferase/IMP cyclohydrolase — MTSAKPIRRALLSVSDKTGIVEFATSLVEQGVELLSTGGTAKLLADAGLNVTEVSDYTGHPEIMAGRVKTLHPKVHGGILARRGIDEAVMQENDIQAIDLVVVNLYPFAATVANEGCSLEDAIENIDIGGPTMVRAAAKNHKDVTIVVNAKDYQRVLSEMAENEGSLTYKTRFDLAIAAFEHTAEYDGMIANYFGARIDSNECGDDCEHQHSEFPRTFNMQLSKKQDLRYGENSHQSAAFYVENQIQEASVATAKQLQGKELSFNNIADTDSALECVKEFSEPACVIVKHANPCGVALGDDLYTAYDRAYKTDPTSAFGGIIAFNRELDAKTAQAIVDRQFVEVIIAPVVSKEAIEIVATKKNVRLLECGDWLGQLTDGYDFKRVNGGLLVQERDFGMVEEQDLTVVSKRQPTAQQLKDLMFTWKVAKYVKSNAIVYCKDSMTIGVGAGQMSRVYSAKIAGIKAADENLEVKGSVMASDAFFPFRDGIDAAAAAGIVAVIQPGGSMRDNEVIAAADEHDIAMVFTGMRHFRH, encoded by the coding sequence ATGACATCTGCTAAACCCATCCGCCGCGCACTATTAAGTGTTTCAGATAAAACCGGCATAGTTGAATTTGCCACCTCTCTAGTTGAACAAGGAGTTGAACTACTATCCACTGGTGGTACAGCCAAATTACTTGCTGATGCAGGTTTAAACGTAACAGAAGTATCTGATTACACAGGTCATCCAGAAATTATGGCCGGCAGGGTTAAAACACTACATCCAAAAGTACATGGCGGCATTTTAGCCCGTCGTGGTATTGATGAAGCGGTTATGCAAGAAAATGACATTCAAGCGATTGATTTAGTTGTCGTCAATTTATATCCCTTTGCAGCAACTGTAGCCAATGAAGGATGCTCTTTAGAAGATGCCATCGAAAACATCGATATCGGCGGCCCTACAATGGTTCGCGCAGCGGCAAAAAATCACAAAGACGTTACTATAGTGGTAAATGCTAAAGATTATCAGCGTGTGTTATCTGAAATGGCTGAAAATGAAGGTTCACTGACCTACAAAACACGTTTTGATTTAGCCATTGCAGCATTCGAGCACACTGCAGAATACGACGGCATGATTGCTAACTATTTTGGTGCGCGTATCGATTCCAATGAATGTGGTGATGATTGTGAACATCAACACAGTGAATTTCCTCGTACGTTCAATATGCAACTAAGCAAAAAACAAGATCTTCGTTATGGCGAGAACAGCCATCAATCGGCGGCGTTTTATGTAGAAAATCAGATTCAAGAAGCATCCGTTGCCACAGCAAAACAACTTCAAGGTAAAGAATTGTCGTTTAATAACATTGCCGATACTGATTCTGCCCTTGAATGTGTCAAAGAATTTTCAGAACCCGCGTGTGTCATTGTCAAACATGCGAATCCTTGTGGCGTTGCACTAGGTGATGATTTGTACACGGCTTATGATAGAGCATACAAAACCGACCCTACTTCAGCCTTCGGCGGTATTATTGCATTTAACCGTGAGTTGGATGCTAAAACCGCGCAAGCTATCGTTGATCGCCAGTTCGTTGAGGTGATTATAGCTCCAGTGGTGAGTAAAGAAGCTATCGAGATTGTCGCAACGAAGAAAAACGTACGTTTATTAGAGTGTGGTGATTGGTTAGGTCAGTTAACCGATGGTTATGACTTTAAACGTGTAAACGGTGGTTTGCTAGTACAAGAGCGCGACTTTGGAATGGTTGAAGAGCAGGATTTGACCGTTGTAAGTAAACGCCAACCAACTGCACAACAGCTAAAAGATCTGATGTTCACTTGGAAAGTGGCTAAGTATGTTAAATCAAATGCCATCGTTTATTGCAAAGATAGCATGACAATAGGCGTGGGCGCAGGACAGATGAGTCGTGTCTATTCAGCTAAGATTGCCGGCATTAAAGCTGCTGATGAGAACCTAGAAGTAAAAGGTTCAGTAATGGCATCAGATGCATTCTTCCCATTCAGAGACGGTATCGATGCGGCTGCGGCAGCAGGTATTGTCGCTGTCATTCAGCCTGGCGGTTCTATGCGTGATAATGAAGTTATCGCTGCTGCAGATGAACACGATATTGCCATGGTATTTACCGGTATGCGTCACTTTAGACATTAA